From the genome of Tachysurus fulvidraco isolate hzauxx_2018 chromosome 14, HZAU_PFXX_2.0, whole genome shotgun sequence:
ttaaTCAAAATCTTGATTAGAGCAAAATCTTAACTTTTACTTATAACCCGTAAgcatttgtctttttgtttatgttcaatAATCCAAGGACACTTTTTCTTAATAGtttctctatttttatattcttctccttctcctcctccttctccttcttcttattatattatattattatattatattttgcatatttttacaGCAAATCAataattgtcattattattattattattgttgttgttgttgttgttgttgttgttgttgttgttgttattattattattattcttattattattaatattattgttgtatttttatagACTTTGTATACTTAGTATTGGGATTATTAGTATTAGGATTAAGACTATAGGATTATAAATAAAGgattatcttattttatcttctCTAAGTGGTGGTTTGTGTAGcagacacagtaacagagtgTTTATTAGTAGTAACGTAGGAGATAAAGACTTTCTGACAAATCTTCAGAGATCACTTTTCTCTAAGAGGATAGTTCTAGGAACTGTTGTGGTTCCTGGGTTTACAGAAGTGTTAAGTTCTGTTACGCTAAGCTCTTTTCTTTTTGCACACATCGTTCGGTGTGTGCCGCTTCATACCCACGGTCGCTGCACTAcagcagaaatgaaaacaagCCCTTTCCTGTTCCTTGTAGAGGACTTAATGAGAATAAGATAAAGAGATTTGAGATAAGATTAAGACGGAGAGAACCGACTGAAGCCGCCTTCgtgtaaatgtttattctttGATCCTAGTTTAAGCCCACAATACACTTTgcctttgtctctgtttttttatgatctttTTAACCATCTCTGTTTTCGCCAGCGTCGAAAAGCTCGTGTGAAAGAAGGCACCAGGCGCTCGAGGCTTTCTTCCTCCAGAACCACTACTCCGGACCTGGCCGAGGCTCAAAACTCTGACAACCTAAGCACCCCTATACAGAACGGACCCCTCAGCCCACAGAGACCCCAACTCATCCCTATATCACTGTCCATCTCTCCACCTCTAAAGAGCGCCTACAGAAGCCCCCCAGACCTTACTCCCGTCTCCCCCACCATCATCCAACAGCCCAGCCCTTCACCCTCGCTCAAACTGGACGATCTGGAAGTTCAAACCAACCCGGTGTCTCAGTCCTGGCTCCAGTCCTCCTTGGCTCCTGTCAGCCCCATCAAAACCTCTGAGAGTGATTTCCCCACTTATCCAAATGGCCAGAGTGACCTTCTTCCAACCTCTCTGACTCAGCAGGACCCTGAAGGAGGAATCAAGGATCACGGCCTTCCTCCTCTTGAGTGAGTAAAACCTGCAGCGTTCTTTAGTCGCCATGACAAGATGGTTATATTCGGTAGCAATTTCAACAGGACTCGTGTAAACGTTCTTGAGACGTGGCTCAATGTAGCATTCGCTTAATTTAGCTTTAATGCTTTAAGAAACCGAAAGAAAATTATTCGCAGGTCtatcagcacttttttttttttttttttaggtatttgCTGATTgctgatcttgttttaattgtttCACTAATGTAGATCATGGAAATTATTAGTTCACCATCGGTGGCCTAAAAGTGCAGAAGAATAGAGAGGGATGGAGTAAGGGATCGGTGGAAAGGTGGATGGATTGTAAACGGGCTGAAGAGCAGGATAGATGGAGGGATCGTGAGCATCCTTTCTTATAGAAAAAatatggatggaaggaaggatgaTGAGCGAACTGGTAGATCTGGAAAGTGAAAGGGAGGCAAGGTTAACTGACATCCAAAGGAGGACGATGGGAAAAACGGACAGATTGTGAACAGGCTAGAAgatgaaaatgatgaaatgatggACGGATGGATAAATTAATTCGTCGATTGACGGATTAATTGGTAGATTGATGGATGGACTGATGAATTGATGGACGGATGaatcgatggatggatggatggattgatggatgaattgatggatggatggatggatggaggaattGATTGATAAATTGAATGTATGGATGGTTTGATAGCtcgattgatggatggatgaactgATGGATAGATTGACTGATTAattgatggataaatggatggattgatagattgatggatggaaTTATTCGCAGGTCtatcagcacttttttttaggAATTTGCTGATTGCTGATCTTGTTTATATGTAACAGTTATTGAATTGTTTAGCGAATGTAGATCAGGGAAATGATTAGTTCATCATCGGTGGTCTAAAGTGTTTTGTATGCTCAGGGTTTCATGCCACCAGGATACATAGTTCAGGATGAGgaataaacacatactgtaatacaaGGATGATGCTAGAACTCTAACAATAAGCAGAAGAATAGAGAGGGGTGGAGAGAGGGATCGGTGGAAAGGTGGATGGATTGTAAACGGGCTAAAGAGCAGGATAGACGGAGGGATCGAGAGCATCCttttcttttagaaaaaaaaagggtggaAGGAGTGAACTGGTAGAGCTGGAAAGTGAAAGGGAGGAAAGATTAACTGACATCCAGAGGAGGATGAcggaaaaacagacagattggatgtatgaatgaaatgatggatagatggatggatgaaaggatggatggatggataaattaaTTCATAGATTGATGGATTAATCGATAGATTGCTGGATGGGCGGATGAATTGATGGACGGATGaatcgatggatggatggatgaattgatggactgatggataaattgaatggatggatggtctgatagatagatgggtggatggatgtaCTGATTGATAGACTGACTGATTAattgatggataaatggatggattgatagattgatggatggttggatgaactgatggatggatggatgaattgacggatggatgaattgatggatggatagacgaatcaatgtatggatggataaatTGGATGGATGGTTTGGTAGATAGatacatggatggatgaacTGATGGAtagattgactgattgattaattgatggATAAATGGACGGAttaattgatggatggatggaaacaAGATAAGTAGAGGGGGATCTGAGTGGGATGGTAGAGGATTAGATCAGTAGGAAGACGTTTGAAGTATTTTTTCTTCTAGATCAGCAGAGCAGTTTGTTTCAGTAAAATGTTAAAGTCAATTTATAGTTTGATTTTGGCAGAAATTCGATCACATCAtctggttttttttctttcattacagAGGCTGTGCAAACTGTGGTTGTAAATACCCCGGGATGGGAAGTGGGAAGCAGCTGCTGTGTCGAAAATGCAGACGTGTGtgaaagttttctttttcttttcatgattTCAAAATATATGATCGaataaacccttttttttttattataaattattattatttatttatttattttattttccagcgAGGAGAAATCAGCATCCTCATATCATCTTCAGGAAGGTAATTATTTTTcaccatataaaaaaaaatcttcttgtGTGATTGTTCCTTAGAGAGCAGAGAAAACTCAGAAATTGAACAGTATTcaaatttatgcaaattagaagCAACAGCTACATTACGCTGACCACGCCCCCTGTCAGGGGGGAAAGAACAACAACCAGGGAAGATGTCTGTGGCCCGGGTCTATAGAGGGGACCAGGAGGGATCGGTAGTCTAAAGAACTAAAGGATGAGGTCTTATTATTGATTACAGATGTTTTGTAGATTAGAACAGACCCcagtttctgtttctctcctttCCTAGACCCTTTTACAGGACGGAGATTAGACGATACAACACTCGTTTGTTCTTCCTGCATATCTGTATCATAGAGCATCGGTGCTCTGATGTAACGACCAGCTCTGACTACCCCTgactctgtctgttttttttttatttttttatttttttagaaattttatatttattcatgggggcacggtggtttagtgtttagcacgttcgcctcacacctccagggttggggttcgattcccacctccgccttgtgtgtgtggagtttgcatgttctccccgtgcctcgggggtttcctcggggtactccggtttcctccccggtccaaagacgtgcatggtaggttgattggcatctctggaaaattgtccgtagtgtgtgtgtgtgtgtgtgtgtgtgtgtgtgtgtgtgtgtgtgtgtgtgtgtgtgtgtgtgtgtgtgtgtgtgtgtgtgtgtgtgtgtgtgtgtgtgtgtgtgtgtgtgtgccctgtgatgggtgtatccagggtgtatcctgcctcgatgcccgatgacgcctgagataggcacaggctccccgtgacccgagaagttcggataagcggtagaaaatgaatgtatgaatattcattcataattAAATAAGGAAatctgtttttgtaattgaCCGATCGACGACTCGGTCAATACCCTCGAGGTCAGTCGAGGTcagcgttttgttttttttactctcccAACAAACCTCCGTTTCCCCTCCGTTTTTTTTACACCGCACACAAGGGGGCGCTGTTACTTAAGAAGCTTTGAAGAAAGGGAGAAACCCGAAGCCACACCGTTAGGATCCGATTTAACACAATTAAACCCCAAAGAAAACTGGCTGCTGTGTAAAAGTGCTTTGTGTCACAAGGATGTATGACGTTTTAACGTCGTTTTGTTTTCCCCAAGGTGGGACAGGATAGGTGGATTCTGGGAAACTCCAAAAATGACATTTCCCTTGTAAGTATATGTTAAAGAGCCTATTGGTGTTTCaagtattacaaaaaaaaaagagagagaaataaaaggaaaattttttatttttttttttaatatataacagAAAAAGAAGATACCTCCTTTAGGGAAGAGACGTCATCCTCCTGTGAGTGTAAAAGCCAAGCGTCAGTTAAGTCGTATCTCAGAAACAGATTATTATAAGTTGTGACACGTTAATAAGGTAGAGTAAGACTTTTATGAGATACGGTGACGGAAGACATGGTGCGCTTTTGCCGGTGCGTCATTATCGTTTTTTCGTTTTTGTCCGACTTGCAGAAGTCACTCCGATTGATGGCTCAGCAGGAAACGGAAAAGGAAGAGATTCAAAAGGTGAGATTTTTTGCTGTTGTCTGGTGTTGCTCTAGACCAGGGGTTcccaattcaattcagtttgagtttatttgtatagcgctttttacaatagactttgtctcaaagcagcaaataacgaataataaaagaaaaagaatgaacagaataaaaaaatttaagattattattttatatatatatatatatatatatatatatatatatatataatatatatatataatcttgaatttttatatatatataatgtgtctatgtatatgtatttatccccctatgagcaagtctgaggtgactcaggcagcaaaCTTTTCAGACCGCGGACCCCCGGTATTAGACTGCTGACGAGCCTCGTTTGACCCAAATTGCATGAGTACATCCGATGCGGCTTTCGACAACTGTGGATATTCCAGCGCGACAgaataacatatataacatttataacatataataaagataaaagataaataaataaataaataaataggtaaataaatgaatattatgGAAATCCTCTCGCAACCACCCCCGACCCCCACTCCAGTTTGGGAACTGCTGCTCTAGACGGCGTGAAACCGAAATAGAAAACTTAATATAATTCCCGCACCGATGAGAAAGCAGTAGACTGTTTGTACGGTAAAGTGTAATGTTCTCTTGTCATCTCACACCTAATAACAGGCAGTGTGTTCATTTAGGAAGCGCAGCAGGACAGCGACGAGGATGACGACGGGCCCGACGGTGGACccgatgacgacgacgacgtGAGTCTTTTACTATGCCGCTGTTCGTCTTTTAAtagatctttctttttttttttttccacaaggtAAACGGTGTGTTTCTTTTGATCCGGTTCTTAGTGCGGTCCAAGGAAACGCAAACGTCGGATGTGCGGACAGTGTAAAGCCTGCCTTCGTAACGAGAACTGTGGGAAATGCGATTTTTGCTTGGACAAGACCAGATACGGTGGACCTAACAAGCTGAGGCAGAAATGTCGGTTTCGACAGTGTCAGGTTCGGTCCCGCCTGCAGGTAAACACTGTTCTATAATCAGCTGCATCCATTCAATATCACTCAAGCTAAAtaaaatgagagtgtgttttgtttctgtttctcccAAAGCAGTATAGACACGAATACGAGTACAAATACGAACTACTTTTTCAGACAGGGTCACTTAAATACGCCCGTTCTGTCGATTTGGCGGACTCGGGACAGGGCGAGCCGAGCAGGAAGCACGGCAGGCACTGGGGGAGGAGGAAAATGAAGCGTCGCTCGAGAAGCAGCAAATATTGCACGGACGACGAAAACGACGACGACGGCAGATACGGAGGCAGGAGTCCGGGAAGGAAAGGACGAAAGGGCAGGCCGAAGAAATACGGTCGCCGCCTTAAACGAGTGAAGGACGAGGAAGAGGATAAGGGGTCGGATCCAGAGATCGAGGACGACGGACCGGGCGACCTGATTCAGGTGAAAGAAGCATAATGATAACACGATGTAAAGAGTAGTGGTTTGGTATAAAGGAATAAACTGAAAAGTGTCCTTGAAGAAAGGATAGACTGATTCTgatggtaaataaaaaaaagactactAGACTGTCACCGCACGTTCTCTTAATTATAAAGGAGgagtctccgatatttgagaaatgcttctgaaaactgcgtTGAGCCACCAAACAAAGcaacaatcaaaacaaacgtgtagccaatgagcagaaagttGCGGGTtttgttcagtgcgcatgtgcgcatattcacaggtcggagtttcccgagtcaataactcctgagctaaacgctgttactacacaaaacgcggttgtagctgcctctctacattactacgatagaaaagaggtgttatttgtgtagtaacagcgtttagctcaggagttattgactcggggaaactccaacctgtgaatacgtggccaacttcctgctccttcagttctctccagcgctggaaagctgatcctatattaacacgtcctccttcttgtccttatcgtaagtctttcttcgctttctttgtttttatcctccacgtcaatgttaaaaccacttacttctaatgtcacacatgcgcaccgaacactctctccgccacatatcgacaagccccgcccatttctgctcattggctacacgttagttttgatttttgtttagcttgtcgtcccgactcggttttctgaagcatttctcaaatatcgtagaccccacctttaaagtaTCACGGAATGTGTGATACACTAAAGCGTTATACTAAAAACCAATTAAGAAACCAATGAAATTCATATACtaataaatcttaaaaacatgacttaaaaactaaaaaaaaaaaaatcttagacTTTactaaacacaacaataataagGTAATATTTTGATATCTGGACTTACAGCCACTTTCCCAGCCATTAAAACATATGGTACCACAGCGCAGCTGAATTCTCCCACCTGACTAGTCAGAAAGTtttaattcataataataaataattaaatgattaattcaAAGGCTTCATATTAAAATCGTCTAAAATCATTATCACATTGTGTTATAAGTTTGCCATAAagagacatttattttcattctccACTATTCGTTCTTTGTAAATTTAAGACTTCGTAGTTTTTTCGACTTCACTTTCCGCTGGAATTTTTGAAACGccggagacaaaaaaaaaaaaagagaggctgaCGAGGGAACGACTGTTTACTGCTGCTTTGCTTTAcgtgatgacaaaaaaaaaacgtaacgTTTTACGAATGTTCCGAGACATTAAACAAATGGATTAAAACCATAtgatatttttcttatttggaTTCAAAAAATTTTCTGTggtataaatggaataaaacacatgctgatatcgGAAAAGAACGAGCTTCTCTGTGGTAACGTGTTGATATCACACCACCCATCGTGTTTTAGTACTTACATGATATTTAGTAAAATACGTATGTTAAGCTTAATTATATTACAGATCTGTACTCTGTGTCTCAGGGTTTAGTATAGAACAAACAGGACGGCCGATCGTTAAGCAAAGACGACTTGattctgatgtttgttgttAACTCTGAGACCGTATATAAGGagaatctttatatatatatatatatatatatatatatatatatatatatacacacacacacagtaatgtgcAAAatttttaggcaggtgtgaaaaaatgctgtaaacaaagaacgctttcagaaatataaataacgactgtttatttctgtcaatttacaaaatgcaaagtgagcaaacaaaagaaaaatctaaatcaaatcaatattcgGTGTTACtaacttttgccttcaaaccggCACGGAgcgatggcacggcccccacagagccctgatctcgacatcatcgagggtgtctgggattacacgaagagacagaaggatgtgaggaagccgacatccacagaagacctgcggttagttctccaagacgTTTGGGacgacctaccggccgagttccttcaaaaaccgTGTGCGAGTGTAGCTAGAAGAAtcgctgctgttttgaaggcaaaggctgGTCACACCGAATATGgatctgatttagatttctcttttgttcattcactgcatttttgttcatttatgaaaataaatgtttaacccTTTCATTTTTGagagcattctttgtttacagcatttttttccacacctgcctaaaacttttgcacagtactgtatatatctcaTAAACATGAACACGATCAACGCACCTTTTTGGAACCACTGGCTTTAGATGACCTGGTTGTGCTCACGCTTGCTCCTGCTCCTGTTCTGACAGGAcccatgtgtggtgtgtgatgatggcaGCAGTGGTTTTTACGAGTCTGAAGAACTCTACTCAAACAACTACATTCAGGTTAGACTCACCTGATAGAAATCTGCTGATTGATTTAAAGCAGCGCTCAGCAATTACAATGATGTATTTGGCCAAATTTATTCAGGGCTGTCCTACATAGCCTGctatttttttcacagtttcaGACGCGTTGCAAAAAAGAAcccttttattaatatttttgcgCAAATATAAAGGCGaagtgcacgatgtttgaaaaatgcttcagaaaaccgagtcgggccgacaaacagaagaaacgtgtagccaatgagcagaaaggggcgtgtcttatcgatatgcggcggagagagtgttcggtgtgcatgtctgacattagcagaaagcgattataacattgacatggcggatacctgccgttacttAGCTCTGCCTCGGTTTCTAGGTGTTAGACGtcgtcttccgtgtgaaacggagctaaacctttcacggtacaacacacagtactacaaaaacacattagtattaatcattgagttcatttattgataaaaaaatatgCCCTctgccagctgccccagcaggttccgtcgtAATAGTCGCTCGGGGttacatatttatgtatgtatgtgtggggcggagctatcaaaacgggggcgtgtttgtttcagtgatttcaaatatcaacattggctttcaaacatcgtgcaccccacctttaattgtgtattttaattttagcTTATGTCCAATAGATGGCAGTGTGCTCTTAAGCAACGCTCCCAAAATCACTACTGACAAATTTCCTCTGTATATCACCATTACACGACACATCATGCCATCTGCCCCGCTACGAATGACGGCCCCGACTCAACCAAAGCTCTTTCAGCAATGGGTTTCATTATAAATGTCACGTTTTACACCCAGCATTTCTTGTGCTGGGATGTGAGTCACCTGTCGCAACGATTCCCCCTGAACCCGAAGCCCTTTCACATGTAAAGGCCAAAGCGTCCTGTTTCCTGATCGcactcttttttaaaaaaaaaaaaaaaaaaaaaaagcttttttgttttattgatgtggctgcaaaaaaaaaaaatcacaccacGACTCGGGATTTTAGCATCGCTGAGGATATTGAGGTTGATATACACAGCGAACATGCCAGCCAGAAAATATCTAGTGAcctgaaaatgaagaaaacaaaaaaaaacaagcaatgtGCACAGTAAGAAAACGTTCGGCTTATAAGTACGTGCTTATTAATTAGATGTTTGTAGAAGACTCGATGATTTCAGTGACATCTCTTATGAAGCAATTTATTCAGTACCTGCGTTACATCATAACGTAACCCGACTCTTACTGATCTGCGTAAACACCgttgtgttcctgtttctgCTTTAGAACGGGCCGAACCTCGATATGCTCAGGTGCAGTGGACCTCAGGCTGTGGAGGTGGATTTCCCCGAGCTTCCTCAGGCCCCAGTAAGTTCTCTTGCAGTGAGATCACTCTGACGCTTAGTACTATTCAGAATTATACGTTCTTTATGAACCGTATTAGTACTTCTTAAAACTCTGATTCTGTCACTATGCCGTACTCGCGATAGCAATAGCAAGAGCTCCCGACAGATATGTAAGAATATTTGTAAATCCACATACAACGAGCTGAACGAAGGCTTCAGATCGATCTAGAGACGAACGCAGATAGCTATAGCTATGCAGCATAGAAATGTGTGCCGTGTATAAATATAAGCATAAGGACAAGTTGATGTCTGGTTGAACCGAtgagtattcaattcaattcaattcaagtttattagtatagcactttttacaatggactttgtctcaaagcagctttacagaacgtaaacatagcacagaaggtaaacataagagaaatatagagaattaatatagtaaaaattcaagatatacagtatatagttcacagtgtgtatgtatgtacagtatgtacagtatgtatgtatatgtatttatccccgataagcaagtctgaggtgactcaggcagcagtggcgaggaaaaactcccttaaattgataaaggaagaaaccttgagaggaaccagactcaaaggggaacctcatcctcatatgggtgacactgggggtgtgattataaatatacagtcggACAATTGAGTATAAATGCGTAACAGAGTTAAAGGAACCTATTGAAAAGAACGCAGTGATGGTGTTCAGCAACGTGTTCATTATTTTGTCTGCTCATATTCTTGTGCGTCTTTAGGGACTCGTGTACGCTGTACCCGGTCTACCTGATGGTTCTCAGCTGCTGAGCTCGGTCCTGCCTAACGGTGTACCACTTCAGCTGAGCGCCGTGCCAggcacacacacccctctgaTGCTAGACGAAGTGCTGGGCAAAGCTGCCCCTCATCAGCACCCCGAGGTCCTGACCAGCAACGGGCCGCCCGTGCGGCTTAGCGATTTCCTTAGGAATCATGGATTAGAGCTTGTCGAGGTGGATACGACCGTTCCACAGATGGTTCCAGCTCCTCCCACAGCTCCTCCCATAGCTCCTCTCATAGCTCCTCCCACAGCTCTTCCTACAGCTCCTCCCATAGCTTCTTCCACAGCTTCCCTCATAACTCCACCCAGCCTTGAACCAGAGCACCAGGGTGGACCAGGAACACTAGGAGCATCACCTGAGGTGAGGTGAAGATTGCCGATCACTCATTTAAGTCATTTCTGTAGGATTCAATACGTGTTCAAATACGTGTCACCGAGGCGGAGAGACGGAAACTTTAGGAAGTTTGCTAGGAGGAAAATGGCGTTTCGTCTATCATCTTTCTTCCGTCTTGCATCCGTTGTATGTACACCAGGCTAGGAATCCTCATTAGCTATGATAACATTCACCGACATTACTaccactaataataatcaaacgTTACTTTAATCGGAAATCAGCTACTGAGACACGAAACCTTAGTTTTTTAAAGCTTATAAAGCTTCCACAATCTTTGAATGGAAGTTGGAAATGAGTTTATACAGACTGCACAGtttagactacacacacacacacacacacacacacacacacacacacacacacacacacacacacacacacacagagtttattgAGAATCTGAAATCAGGATGAATTTATTCATAATCTTTACATGCTGGATTTCCCTTCACAGCCCAGTGCTTGATGTTCAGCCATCCAACAGGATTTTAATGAGCTGAAATAGAATAGGTGCTAAAAGAAGATAAACTCCTAATGGcattaatatgaaaatatgcTAGCGTTAAGGATCGTATCAAGAATACAGATTATAATATATTCGGCTACTACGACGGTAGGGAAAAGAAAGTTTTTTTAGATTCCAATAAAGACTGAACCTTACTTGGCAGTTCAACTCTCTGGTCCTTATGAacctggggggaaaaaacgccAGACGTTGCTGTAGACCGCCGTAGCAGGTTCTATTTAAGGAAggaacatttctccaggaccatgatgcttCATGAAACAGGAATAGAAAGACCATACACTACACTAGGCTACAGGAGAGATACATAAAGATTTCTTCATAACCTTAGCAGTAGACTGACAAAGCTCTGAAtcagagattttatttgtaaatttctGGTTATGACGTCTGGCAGATGCCCTCTGACGCCCAGAGCAGCCGTGATCAAGAGCTTAGCGATTTGGactcttaaccactgagctacaaatACTTACACTTGTAGTTTGTGTGGCTGCAAAGTCCAGCTTTTAACATGTTCTTTGACGTTTTTGAGCAATTATCTGCACTAATAAATGTCCGAATCGGTTATCTTTGGAGAAAAATGACGAGTCGACTCCTCAGAGTCCAAAACCTACTTTAGTTTTatgatgtcgctttgtagaagccaacattctgttttcctgtttaagcttagacaaaaatttatcaagagtaactcctcctagggctttcgagccacatgcaccaaattcggatatgctGTAGACTCCgatctgaagtttgttgctattacttgtattaagtgatccgagtaccggtacttccggtaccgggtctcaaattggccttttttcccatagactcccattataaaatttggaggtttataactcggcaagctttcgaacgatctacaccaaactcggccagctcctttagggtgatactctgtacaaaggtttaaatcggtgtaccgactggcctttcggttgtcccgcagccccgcccccaaaatatgcaaagtc
Proteins encoded in this window:
- the mbd1a gene encoding methyl-CpG-binding domain protein 1a isoform X3 yields the protein MEGVTEESREQSEKVQDETGPALADDTLQVGKDDVDVPAVTDPGEDETEPPPDWLEPLEDCEDEGDEGVEIDREGSSKGRSKRGKNAARRRGRPSVSSNSTWVDCPDLGSGWKRKVIYWRAGKSATYYLSPKGVRFRSKVQLAKHLKADLALFDYKEGKFVDAIIPRKRRKARVKEGTRRSRLSSSRTTTPDLAEAQNSDNLSTPIQNGPLSPQRPQLIPISLSISPPLKSAYRSPPDLTPVSPTIIQQPSPSPSLKLDDLEVQTNPVSQSWLQSSLAPVSPIKTSESDFPTYPNGQSDLLPTSLTQQDPEGGIKDHGLPPLEGCANCGCKYPGMGSGKQLLCRKCRPRRNQHPHIIFRKVGQDRWILGNSKNDISLKKKIPPLGKRRHPPKSLRLMAQQETEKEEIQKEAQQDSDEDDDGPDGGPDDDDDCGPRKRKRRMCGQCKACLRNENCGKCDFCLDKTRYGGPNKLRQKCRFRQCQVRSRLQTGSLKYARSVDLADSGQGEPSRKHGRHWGRRKMKRRSRSSKYCTDDENDDDGRYGGRSPGRKGRKGRPKKYGRRLKRVKDEEEDKGSDPEIEDDGPGDLIQDPCVVCDDGSSGFYESEELYSNNYIQNGPNLDMLRCSGPQAVEVDFPELPQAPGLVYAVPGLPDGSQLLSSVLPNGVPLQLSAVPGTHTPLMLDEVLGKAAPHQHPEVLTSNGPPVRLSDFLRNHGLELVEVDTTVPQMVPAPPTAPPIAPLIAPPTALPTAPPIASSTASLITPPSLEPEHQGGPGTLGASPETYSLPEPSESSSIRDSALLELLTSLRRTILPAHWVGVMANGPILQLFQCSKLSPMADTVLQIEPDFFYQISVQSQPLLPTHALYERHPARLTSVSKVVTLLLDLEELNVCQGYQSFEANSQQEPLLCARAALCQLLVPQDEDCCEKCQECNPLIKS
- the mbd1a gene encoding methyl-CpG-binding domain protein 1a isoform X2 yields the protein MEGVTEESREQSEKVQDETGPALADDTLQVGKDDVDVPAVTDPGEDETEPPPDWLEPLEDCEDEGDEGVEIDREGSSKGRSKRGKNAARRRGRPSVSSNSTWVDCPDLGSGWKRKVIYWRAGKSATYYLSPKGVRFRSKVQLAKHLKADLALFDYKEGKFVDAIIPRKRRKARVKEGTRRSRLSSSRTTTPDLAEAQNSDNLSTPIQNGPLSPQRPQLIPISLSISPPLKSAYRSPPDLTPVSPTIIQQPSPSPSLKLDDLEVQTNPVSQSWLQSSLAPVSPIKTSESDFPTYPNGQSDLLPTSLTQQDPEGGIKDHGLPPLEGCANCGCKYPGMGSGKQLLCRKCRPRRNQHPHIIFRKVGQDRWILGNSKNDISLKKKIPPLGKRRHPPKSLRLMAQQETEKEEIQKEAQQDSDEDDDGPDGGPDDDDDCGPRKRKRRMCGQCKACLRNENCGKCDFCLDKTRYGGPNKLRQKCRFRQCQVRSRLQYRHEYEYKYELLFQTGSLKYARSVDLADSGQGEPSRKHGRHWGRRKMKRRSRSSKYCTDDENDDDGRYGGRSPGRKGRKGRPKKYGRRLKRVKDEEEDKGSDPEIEDDGPGDLIQDPCVVCDDGSSGFYESEELYSNNYIQNGPNLDMLRCSGPQAVEVDFPELPQAPGLVYAVPGLPDGSQLLSSVLPNGVPLQLSAVPGTHTPLMLDEVLGKAAPHQHPEVLTSNGPPVRLSDFLRNHGLELVEVDTTVPQMVPAPPTAPPIAPLIAPPTALPTAPPIASSTASLITPPSLEPEHQGGPGTLGASPETYSLPEPSESSSIRDSALLELLTSLRRTILPAHWVGVMANGPILQLFQCSKLSPMADTVLQIEPDFFYQISVQSQPLLPTHALYERHPARLTSVSKVVTLLLDLEELNVCQGYQSFEANSQQEPLLCARAALCQLLVPQDEDCCEKCQECNPLIKS